Proteins encoded by one window of Bauldia sp.:
- the gcvT gene encoding glycine cleavage system aminomethyltransferase GcvT, producing the protein MAEPAPHSDLRETLLAATHRALGARMVPFAGYSMPVQYPTGIIAEHKWTREHAGLFDVSHMGPSFLILGKKSGDPDKDHAAVAALIEPLVSGDIRGLKLGQMRYTLLLNDEGGIVDDLMIGRPRDPALSGMLYVVVNADTKDNDFARIAVAVADRGTLNRSDISGLIALQGPEAAAVARDLLAPELADVGFMGCGSFAYKGGRVVFSRSGYTGEDGYEFLVAPGHAVEFWNLLAADSRVRPVGLGARDSLRLEAGLPLYGHDLDKTTSPIEGNLAFAVSKRRREARDFLGAERILAEVANGPSRIRVGLLVEGAPARDGADITDAAGTRIGIVTSGGFAPSLNRPIAMGYVPPAHAAPGTKLGVSVRGRTQAATVAPLPFVPHRYFRKGSP; encoded by the coding sequence TTGGCCGAACCTGCGCCCCATTCCGATCTGCGCGAGACATTGCTCGCCGCGACGCATCGCGCGCTGGGCGCGCGCATGGTGCCGTTCGCCGGCTATTCGATGCCGGTGCAATACCCGACGGGCATCATCGCCGAGCACAAATGGACCCGCGAGCACGCCGGCCTGTTCGACGTGTCGCATATGGGCCCGTCGTTTCTCATCCTCGGCAAGAAGTCCGGCGACCCTGACAAGGACCATGCTGCCGTCGCGGCGCTGATCGAGCCGCTGGTCTCCGGCGACATCCGCGGCCTCAAGCTCGGCCAGATGCGCTACACGCTGCTGCTTAACGACGAGGGCGGCATCGTCGACGATCTGATGATCGGCCGCCCGCGCGATCCCGCTCTGTCGGGGATGCTCTACGTCGTCGTCAACGCCGACACCAAGGATAACGACTTCGCCCGCATCGCCGTCGCGGTCGCCGATCGCGGCACGCTCAACCGCAGCGACATCTCCGGGCTGATCGCGCTGCAGGGCCCCGAAGCCGCCGCCGTCGCGCGCGACCTGCTGGCGCCGGAGCTCGCCGACGTCGGTTTCATGGGCTGCGGCTCGTTCGCCTACAAAGGCGGCCGCGTCGTCTTCTCGCGCTCCGGCTACACCGGCGAGGACGGCTACGAATTCCTCGTCGCCCCGGGGCACGCCGTCGAATTCTGGAACCTTCTCGCCGCCGATTCCCGCGTCAGGCCGGTCGGCCTCGGCGCCCGTGACTCGCTGCGGCTGGAAGCCGGCCTGCCGCTCTACGGCCACGACCTCGACAAGACGACAAGCCCGATCGAGGGCAACCTCGCCTTCGCCGTATCGAAGCGCCGCCGCGAGGCCCGCGATTTTCTGGGCGCCGAGCGCATCCTTGCCGAAGTCGCCAACGGCCCCAGCCGCATTCGCGTCGGCCTGCTGGTCGAAGGCGCCCCCGCCCGCGACGGCGCCGATATCACCGACGCCGCCGGCACCAGGATCGGCATCGTCACCAGCGGCGGCTTCGCGCCGAGCCTCAACCGCCCCATCGCCATGGGCTACGTCCCGCCGGCACACGCCGCGCCGGGCACCAAACTCGGCGTCAGCGTCCGCGGCCGCACCCAGGCCGCGACGGTTGCGCCGCTCCCGTTCGTTCCTCACCGCTACTTCCGCAAAGGATCGCCATGA
- the gcvH gene encoding glycine cleavage system protein GcvH, with protein sequence MTTRYTRDHEWIRLEGNTATVGISEYAQEQLGDIVFVELPAVGKKFAKGDEAAVVESVKAASEIFSPVAGEVTEINAALADAPGSVNTHPEGAGWFFKLKIADTKDFDALMDGEAYAAFLETVED encoded by the coding sequence ATGACCACTCGCTACACCCGCGACCACGAATGGATACGCCTGGAAGGCAACACCGCAACGGTCGGCATCAGCGAGTACGCGCAGGAGCAGCTCGGCGACATCGTCTTCGTCGAGCTCCCCGCCGTCGGCAAGAAATTCGCCAAGGGCGACGAGGCCGCGGTCGTCGAGTCGGTGAAGGCCGCGAGCGAAATCTTCTCGCCTGTCGCCGGCGAGGTCACCGAGATCAACGCCGCACTCGCCGACGCGCCGGGCAGCGTCAACACGCATCCCGAAGGCGCGGGCTGGTTCTTCAAGCTGAAGATCGCCGACACGAAGGACTTCGACGCGCTCATGGACGGCGAGGCCTACGCCGCCTTCCTCGAGACCGTCGAGGACTAG